From a region of the Neobacillus niacini genome:
- a CDS encoding carbohydrate ABC transporter permease, whose amino-acid sequence MPNNSMDAANTATQSVNTNTHTESKTMKQKKRNSQWTWYIFLIPSFLGILLFMVYPIAESLRLSFFKSNGTIETFTGLANFRTVLTSGPFWNSVWNTFYIGIFQIIITIPLGFIFATLINSVSKGKNFFKVLYFLPNVTSIVAAAMIFQFVLHPEMGILNYILGSLGLPTPGWFSDPATSKWGVILLAVWHWIGFVIIICLANLQAISSEMYEAAKIDGASGIQQWLFITIPNMTGTFAFLLITGWIGALQRFNEVYVVGGPNGSPARSIQTMGAFIYERGFTGFEFGIASAATYIMFIIILIFTFINLKVSKMKI is encoded by the coding sequence ATGCCGAATAACAGCATGGATGCGGCCAATACAGCCACTCAAAGTGTGAATACAAACACTCACACAGAGTCTAAAACGATGAAACAGAAAAAAAGAAATTCACAATGGACATGGTATATTTTCTTAATCCCAAGCTTTTTAGGTATTCTACTGTTTATGGTCTATCCTATCGCAGAATCACTAAGATTAAGTTTTTTTAAATCAAATGGCACGATTGAGACCTTTACGGGACTGGCTAACTTTCGTACTGTATTAACTTCAGGTCCTTTTTGGAATTCCGTTTGGAATACCTTTTATATCGGTATCTTTCAAATCATTATCACCATTCCACTAGGATTTATATTTGCAACACTTATCAACTCTGTGTCAAAAGGGAAAAACTTTTTTAAGGTCTTATACTTTCTGCCAAATGTCACTTCAATTGTTGCGGCAGCCATGATCTTTCAATTTGTTTTACACCCCGAAATGGGGATACTAAATTATATTCTTGGTTCTTTAGGATTACCAACACCAGGCTGGTTTTCAGATCCTGCCACTTCTAAATGGGGTGTAATTTTGCTGGCGGTTTGGCATTGGATTGGTTTTGTTATTATTATCTGTCTTGCCAATCTTCAAGCCATATCGTCGGAAATGTATGAGGCAGCTAAAATTGACGGGGCAAGTGGAATCCAACAATGGTTATTTATCACCATTCCAAACATGACTGGAACGTTTGCCTTCTTATTAATCACTGGTTGGATTGGTGCTCTTCAGCGTTTCAATGAGGTTTACGTCGTTGGCGGACCAAATGGAAGTCCTGCTCGTTCAATCCAAACCATGGGAGCCTTTATTTATGAGCGTGGTTTTACAGGATTTGAATTTGGTATCGCATCCGCTGCCACATATATTATGTTCATTATTATCCTGATTTTTACCTTTATTAATCTCAAAGTCTCGAAAATGAAAATATAA
- a CDS encoding thiazole synthase, whose amino-acid sequence MLKIGSLSFQSRLLLGTGKYPSFEIQKEAVEVSEAEILTFAVRRMNIFEASQPNFLEQLDTNKYRLLPNTAGAKTAAEAVRIAKLAKASGLCDMIKVEVIGCDKTLLPDPIETLKATVELVKEGFIVLPYTSDDVVLARKLQEAGCHAIMPGASPIGSGQGIINSVNLSFIIEQAVVPVIVDAGIGSPADAAFAMEIGADGVLLNTAVSAAKDPVKMAKAMRLAIEAGRLGYEAGRIEKKRYAAASSPKEGMSIG is encoded by the coding sequence ATGTTAAAAATCGGTTCATTATCCTTTCAATCTCGTTTGTTACTTGGAACGGGAAAGTATCCAAGCTTTGAAATCCAAAAGGAAGCGGTGGAAGTTTCCGAAGCAGAAATTCTTACGTTTGCGGTTAGACGAATGAATATTTTTGAAGCAAGCCAGCCGAATTTTTTAGAACAGCTAGATACCAATAAATATAGGCTGCTGCCAAATACTGCAGGAGCGAAAACAGCAGCAGAGGCTGTCCGGATCGCAAAACTAGCGAAAGCTTCAGGCCTATGCGATATGATTAAAGTGGAAGTGATCGGCTGTGATAAAACCTTACTTCCTGACCCGATTGAAACCCTAAAGGCAACGGTAGAATTGGTGAAGGAAGGCTTTATTGTCCTCCCCTATACTTCCGACGATGTAGTTTTAGCTAGGAAACTTCAAGAAGCAGGCTGCCATGCTATCATGCCAGGGGCCTCACCGATAGGTTCAGGTCAAGGTATCATCAATTCTGTCAACCTTAGCTTTATTATCGAACAAGCGGTTGTTCCCGTTATCGTGGATGCTGGTATTGGCTCACCAGCTGATGCTGCATTTGCTATGGAAATAGGAGCCGATGGTGTGTTATTAAATACGGCTGTTTCAGCAGCTAAGGATCCGGTAAAAATGGCAAAAGCAATGAGATTAGCGATTGAAGCTGGACGATTAGGCTATGAAGCCGGTCGAATCGAGAAAAAGAGATATGCTGCAGCAAGCAGTCCAAAGGAAGGAATGAGTATCGGGTGA
- the thiS gene encoding sulfur carrier protein ThiS, whose translation MRVILNGELIQLPEHVVFISDVLKHYEIHNRVVIVEVNGEIVNKVEHQSTRLSDKDRIEIVHFVGGG comes from the coding sequence ATGAGGGTAATATTAAATGGGGAGTTAATCCAATTACCAGAACATGTAGTATTTATTTCCGATGTTCTGAAACATTATGAAATCCATAATAGAGTCGTTATTGTGGAAGTAAATGGTGAAATCGTAAACAAGGTAGAACACCAAAGTACTAGATTATCAGATAAAGATCGAATCGAAATAGTCCATTTTGTAGGAGGCGGTTGA
- a CDS encoding AraC family transcriptional regulator → MDEKINANFRLVDTVNSHEAFSYHSHEQYEIYYFHGGNCKYLIGDHIYPLQEDDIIIMNGLTLHRAYPEPGIPYERSVIEFSSEWLRPILINLKVPELLNPFNQLSNTLFRGIDKEKLVEIKELIRKIACKDPNTLLHKENSVESRLRNGEISTLFVQLLFKIYELSKQQLVKIPPIETEKNTHVKRIIPWIEKNFNSSITLDSIADNLNLSKYHMARIFKDVTGYTIMQYLMTCRINRAKYLLEIHPGKSIHEVALESGFEDSSHFSRFFRKQMNITPTEYRNSRAIRKHSASSK, encoded by the coding sequence TTGGATGAGAAAATAAATGCAAACTTTCGATTGGTCGACACCGTCAACTCGCATGAAGCTTTTAGTTACCACTCACACGAACAATATGAAATTTATTATTTCCATGGTGGTAACTGTAAATATTTAATTGGTGACCATATTTATCCTTTGCAAGAAGACGATATTATTATCATGAATGGTTTAACCTTGCACAGAGCATACCCAGAACCAGGTATCCCATATGAAAGAAGCGTAATTGAGTTTTCATCTGAATGGTTACGACCTATATTAATCAACTTAAAAGTTCCTGAATTATTAAATCCGTTTAACCAGCTTAGTAATACTTTATTTCGGGGAATAGACAAAGAGAAATTAGTAGAAATTAAGGAGTTAATAAGAAAAATCGCATGCAAAGATCCGAATACATTGCTCCATAAAGAAAATAGTGTAGAAAGTCGTTTGCGAAATGGTGAAATTTCCACTTTATTCGTACAACTTCTATTTAAAATCTATGAATTAAGCAAACAGCAGCTCGTAAAAATACCTCCAATCGAAACGGAAAAGAATACTCATGTAAAACGGATTATACCCTGGATTGAAAAGAATTTTAACAGTTCGATTACGTTAGACAGTATTGCAGATAATTTAAATTTAAGTAAATACCATATGGCTAGGATTTTTAAAGATGTTACAGGTTATACCATTATGCAATACTTAATGACTTGTCGGATCAACCGGGCAAAATACTTGCTGGAGATTCACCCGGGAAAATCCATACATGAAGTAGCCTTAGAATCGGGTTTTGAAGATTCATCTCATTTTAGTCGTTTTTTTCGAAAACAAATGAATATTACTCCAACAGAATATCGAAATAGTAGAGCAATCAGGAAACATTCAGCGTCTTCAAAATAA
- the thiO gene encoding glycine oxidase ThiO — translation MDKLENSFDVAIIGGGINGASIAYQLSKIGRKVIIIEKNQLACQASSAAAGMLAAQAELEQDGPLFQMALKSQKMFSTLSCELFEYSGVDIEYVNKGMLKIAESEEIALEVKKQVTFQRKWDPAIKWLDTKELREMEPSLSPSLAGGMYLPNDGHVQPAKLTQAFAKAAVNFGAEIRQNTEVLSFKFENSQVKGVITTNGIVNCDQVVVATGAWSAKLMRESGIDIRVYPVKGECFSIRTEKPIINTTIFSDKRCYLVPKRNGEIYIGATMIEDTYDNTVTPKGIARLIERATQLVPQIKDAAWERVWSGIRPQTGDGLPYIGEHPRWKGLFVAAGHFRNGILLSPITGKLVADLLTGNVLDDDLLSAFQLERHKEKVR, via the coding sequence GTGGATAAATTGGAAAATTCATTTGATGTTGCCATAATCGGAGGAGGAATTAACGGAGCCTCGATTGCCTATCAGCTATCAAAAATAGGAAGAAAAGTAATCATTATTGAGAAGAATCAATTGGCTTGCCAAGCTTCAAGTGCAGCTGCGGGAATGCTGGCAGCACAAGCGGAGCTGGAACAAGACGGTCCGTTATTCCAGATGGCTTTAAAAAGTCAGAAGATGTTTTCTACTCTCTCTTGTGAGTTATTTGAATACAGCGGAGTCGATATCGAGTATGTGAATAAAGGAATGTTAAAAATTGCAGAATCTGAAGAAATCGCATTAGAAGTAAAAAAACAGGTCACCTTTCAAAGGAAGTGGGATCCAGCAATAAAATGGCTGGATACAAAGGAATTAAGAGAAATGGAGCCATCCCTGTCACCGAGTTTAGCTGGTGGGATGTATCTCCCTAATGATGGTCATGTGCAGCCAGCAAAGTTAACACAAGCTTTTGCAAAAGCAGCAGTCAATTTTGGAGCGGAAATACGTCAAAATACGGAGGTCCTCTCTTTTAAATTTGAAAACAGTCAGGTAAAAGGCGTTATTACCACTAATGGCATTGTAAACTGTGATCAAGTTGTCGTTGCCACTGGAGCTTGGTCTGCAAAATTAATGCGTGAATCAGGAATTGATATTCGTGTGTATCCAGTAAAAGGCGAATGCTTTTCGATTAGGACGGAAAAGCCGATTATCAACACAACGATTTTTTCAGATAAACGATGTTATCTCGTACCAAAACGAAATGGGGAAATTTATATCGGTGCGACCATGATTGAAGATACATATGATAACACGGTTACACCTAAGGGTATCGCAAGATTAATAGAAAGAGCCACTCAACTGGTTCCGCAGATTAAGGATGCTGCATGGGAGCGAGTGTGGTCTGGAATTCGGCCTCAGACAGGAGATGGACTTCCTTATATTGGTGAGCATCCAAGATGGAAGGGGTTATTTGTTGCTGCTGGGCATTTTAGAAATGGGATTTTATTAAGCCCTATTACAGGGAAACTAGTAGCTGATTTATTAACAGGCAATGTGCTAGATGATGATCTACTCTCAGCTTTTCAATTAGAAAGACACAAAGAAAAAGTACGATAG
- a CDS encoding Gfo/Idh/MocA family protein, with the protein MLKVAVIGLGDVSSVHLSAIKGNTSAELVAVCDIDETRKDIVPGVNFYTDFQDMLEKEVLDCVHICLPHYLHYPVTKACVEKGVHVFQEKPLALNSVEGTALVKLEEQYKDIKICVCFQNRFNETFEVLQKIVESEQYGKVLGIKGLVTWARPKSYYDNKPWRGKLEFAGGGVMINQSIHTLDQMQLLGGEIKSIRGSVDQLLDYGVEIEDTATAFIQFENGAKGFFFATIANANNSSVELQVVFEKQKFTIKDSILTKLDEEGKKVELIEDTKMPGSKFYYGASHMKLINKFYECIVENTNEYVHVKDALPSMKMIDSIVKSSELKREVKMQSLEASI; encoded by the coding sequence ATGCTAAAGGTTGCCGTGATTGGACTTGGAGATGTTTCGAGTGTTCATCTATCCGCTATAAAGGGAAATACGAGTGCAGAGTTGGTGGCAGTTTGTGATATCGATGAAACAAGGAAAGATATCGTGCCAGGTGTGAACTTTTATACTGATTTTCAAGATATGCTGGAAAAAGAAGTGTTGGATTGCGTACATATTTGTTTGCCGCACTATCTTCATTATCCCGTAACAAAAGCATGTGTTGAAAAGGGTGTTCACGTATTTCAAGAAAAGCCTCTGGCATTGAATTCGGTAGAAGGAACTGCCCTCGTCAAACTAGAGGAACAGTATAAAGATATTAAAATATGTGTTTGCTTCCAAAACCGTTTCAATGAGACATTTGAAGTACTGCAGAAAATAGTTGAAAGCGAACAATATGGAAAGGTGTTGGGTATCAAGGGGCTAGTTACATGGGCTAGACCAAAATCTTATTATGATAATAAACCGTGGCGGGGGAAATTGGAATTTGCGGGTGGTGGAGTGATGATCAACCAATCCATTCATACTTTGGATCAAATGCAGCTGCTTGGCGGCGAAATTAAATCCATTCGAGGGTCCGTCGATCAGCTTCTAGATTATGGGGTAGAAATCGAAGATACTGCCACAGCATTTATTCAATTTGAAAATGGGGCGAAAGGATTCTTTTTTGCGACCATAGCCAATGCAAATAATTCCAGTGTCGAGCTTCAGGTAGTTTTTGAGAAACAGAAATTCACCATTAAGGATAGTATTCTAACGAAGCTGGATGAAGAAGGTAAAAAAGTAGAATTGATCGAAGACACCAAGATGCCAGGCTCAAAATTCTATTACGGTGCAAGTCATATGAAATTAATTAATAAATTCTATGAGTGTATTGTCGAGAATACGAACGAGTATGTCCACGTCAAAGATGCCCTTCCGTCAATGAAAATGATTGACAGTATCGTTAAATCATCAGAACTAAAAAGAGAAGTCAAGATGCAAAGTTTAGAAGCTAGCATATAA
- a CDS encoding NHL repeat-containing protein: protein MKRHDYLYIGDGFDNTVKTFDAESGRFLGRFVPSGDQGLNGPRGLIFDHNGNLLVTNQNVEPPPPPAPQNGSILKYDGHTGQFQGFLVSPNDPNAPFAPRGIVLSKQNILFVADTIVQTGLNGEVRTYDGTTGVFQGNLEHPPTGEFFPRSVVIGPDGLLYVSVRNNPNTAEGQLGGRVVRYNPKTREFIDVFIEGDSIPDFNRPEGLVFGPDGNLYITSFRRDPNDTDKILIFDRKGRFLDKINLYAVGQPRAFAQAILFGPNGKLFVPITGPGPAVTGQPLGPDTGSVRRYNIKTKTFDVFVRPALLGGPLTEPWYLTFGKTDPATLAYGHDKEESSDHDHHHDDESSD from the coding sequence ATGAAACGACATGACTATCTTTACATTGGTGACGGCTTCGACAACACCGTGAAGACATTTGATGCAGAATCGGGCAGGTTTCTCGGAAGATTTGTTCCATCAGGTGACCAGGGATTAAACGGTCCCCGAGGGCTTATCTTCGACCATAATGGTAATCTCCTTGTTACTAACCAAAACGTAGAGCCTCCACCTCCTCCAGCACCTCAAAATGGAAGCATTTTAAAGTACGATGGACACACTGGACAGTTTCAAGGATTTCTCGTCAGTCCCAATGACCCTAACGCCCCGTTCGCCCCGCGCGGTATCGTGCTTTCGAAACAAAATATTCTGTTTGTGGCAGACACTATTGTACAGACCGGACTGAATGGAGAAGTGCGGACATATGATGGTACCACTGGGGTGTTTCAGGGGAATCTTGAACACCCGCCTACAGGAGAGTTTTTTCCTCGAAGTGTAGTAATTGGTCCAGACGGCTTGTTATATGTGTCCGTCCGCAATAACCCTAATACTGCAGAAGGTCAACTCGGTGGACGGGTAGTGCGCTATAATCCGAAGACCAGGGAATTCATTGATGTGTTCATTGAGGGTGATTCCATCCCCGATTTTAACCGTCCGGAAGGTTTGGTCTTCGGTCCTGATGGCAACCTCTATATCACCAGTTTCAGAAGGGACCCGAATGACACGGACAAAATTCTTATCTTCGACCGTAAGGGCAGGTTTCTTGACAAGATTAATCTCTATGCTGTCGGACAGCCCCGCGCCTTTGCGCAGGCTATCCTGTTTGGTCCAAACGGCAAACTGTTTGTCCCTATTACAGGACCGGGTCCCGCCGTTACTGGCCAGCCTTTGGGACCTGATACAGGTTCTGTACGTCGCTACAACATTAAGACCAAAACATTTGATGTGTTTGTGCGTCCGGCTCTTCTGGGAGGACCGTTAACGGAGCCGTGGTATCTGACCTTTGGCAAAACGGACCCTGCAACACTAGCTTACGGGCATGACAAGGAAGAAAGCAGCGA
- a CDS encoding thiazole biosynthesis adenylyltransferase ThiF, translated as MNNRYSRQELFSPIGKDGQQRIFNKHVLIIGAGALGTASAEALVRAGIGKLTIVDRDYVEWSNLQRQQLYTEDDAKNRIPKVIAAKNRLTDINSTVHIEAIIADASVLELETWAEKVNLFIDATDNFETRMIINDVSQKYGVPWIYGACVGSYGISYTIIPEKTPCLSCILETVPLGGLTCDTAGIINPAVSMVVSHQLSEALKILVGDWDSLRNKLVSFDVWKNHYTSINVDKLKNEDCPTCGVKRSYPFLSFENQTKSAVLCGRDSVQIRPSVPVVRNLEALEKLFMNQGGTVQRNPYLLSYTVNTHRLVIFKDGRVLVHGTKDITEAKSLYHKYFG; from the coding sequence GTGAATAATCGGTACTCACGACAAGAACTATTTTCACCTATTGGAAAAGATGGACAACAACGAATTTTCAATAAGCATGTACTCATAATAGGAGCTGGGGCACTTGGAACAGCAAGTGCCGAAGCACTCGTCCGTGCTGGAATTGGTAAACTAACCATTGTTGATCGTGATTATGTAGAATGGTCTAATTTACAGCGGCAGCAATTATATACAGAGGATGATGCCAAAAATCGAATTCCAAAAGTAATCGCTGCTAAAAATCGTTTAACAGACATTAACTCTACTGTGCACATTGAGGCAATCATTGCGGATGCCTCAGTCCTAGAGCTTGAAACTTGGGCTGAAAAAGTGAATCTTTTCATTGATGCCACTGATAATTTCGAAACAAGAATGATCATAAACGATGTTTCACAAAAGTATGGAGTCCCATGGATCTACGGTGCTTGCGTCGGAAGCTACGGAATATCCTACACCATTATTCCAGAAAAAACGCCTTGCCTATCTTGTATACTAGAAACAGTTCCGCTAGGAGGGTTAACGTGTGATACAGCAGGAATTATTAATCCAGCGGTTAGCATGGTTGTTTCTCATCAACTAAGTGAAGCATTAAAAATTTTGGTCGGTGATTGGGATTCATTAAGAAACAAACTGGTTTCTTTTGATGTATGGAAAAACCATTATACTTCCATAAATGTAGATAAATTAAAAAATGAGGATTGCCCTACTTGTGGAGTAAAACGCTCTTATCCATTTTTATCCTTTGAAAATCAAACAAAGTCAGCTGTACTTTGTGGAAGAGATTCTGTCCAGATACGACCTTCCGTTCCTGTTGTACGTAATTTGGAAGCTTTAGAAAAACTATTCATGAATCAAGGGGGAACGGTACAGCGAAATCCTTACCTATTATCGTATACAGTGAATACTCACCGATTAGTCATTTTTAAAGACGGAAGGGTATTAGTGCACGGAACAAAGGATATTACAGAAGCAAAGTCGCTATACCATAAATACTTCGGTTAA
- a CDS encoding extracellular solute-binding protein, which yields MRRGIYKKKVTLFITMMLLLSFALVGCVPKSNSSSSTSKTEGKWAGQKIRVQMIGDFAMEDKTDPVTGETAKGMKVVKEEFEKQHPGATVDFVLMPWEGYTEKTQAMITSGEADVYQMPGVADFAPQGVLEPLQPWIEKDKEFSLDIFIDNQVDGWKALGPDSKELDIFGLPFLGDTRFISFDKKIFDDWGVEYPSENPTMEEIAEKAKQMTGKNPKTGEQNYGIWFRGDWSSAFTLVDLAEGQNGTWGTGFAWDEVKFNFDSPEMLNGLNWLLEMQKYAPKGIVSNQGNEKWLSKDNNIAIMLNQGPGDTVKPAYAQGLGDRLGIVNEFKNDEGRGGLFAGSPITIAKSSKNKELAWEWVKFATSDFVQKFVFEEYGAIPAVKSATEWDSVKEMPLMLPVFKAMETPMTPRYPWGSSQPRFILTSEIEAALTGNRSAEDALKKAQKESTEWVENR from the coding sequence ATGCGTAGAGGTATTTACAAGAAGAAGGTCACTTTATTTATTACGATGATGTTGTTATTGAGCTTTGCACTTGTGGGCTGTGTTCCGAAATCAAATAGTTCTTCTTCAACCAGTAAAACAGAAGGAAAATGGGCAGGACAAAAAATTAGGGTCCAGATGATTGGTGACTTTGCGATGGAAGACAAGACAGATCCTGTTACTGGTGAGACAGCAAAAGGCATGAAAGTAGTAAAGGAGGAGTTCGAAAAGCAGCATCCTGGAGCAACAGTTGACTTTGTTTTAATGCCATGGGAAGGATATACAGAGAAAACGCAGGCGATGATCACTTCTGGTGAAGCCGACGTGTACCAAATGCCTGGTGTCGCAGATTTTGCTCCACAAGGTGTACTAGAACCATTACAGCCGTGGATTGAAAAAGACAAAGAATTCAGCCTAGATATCTTCATTGATAACCAAGTGGATGGATGGAAGGCTTTGGGACCAGATAGTAAGGAATTGGATATTTTTGGACTTCCGTTTTTGGGAGATACCCGTTTTATTTCCTTCGATAAGAAGATATTTGACGACTGGGGCGTAGAATATCCATCTGAAAACCCAACAATGGAAGAGATTGCAGAAAAAGCAAAACAGATGACAGGAAAGAATCCAAAAACCGGTGAACAAAACTATGGAATTTGGTTCCGTGGGGATTGGTCTTCTGCTTTCACACTTGTTGATCTTGCTGAAGGACAAAACGGTACATGGGGAACAGGTTTTGCATGGGATGAAGTTAAGTTTAACTTTGATTCACCAGAAATGCTAAATGGATTAAATTGGCTGCTGGAAATGCAAAAATATGCACCAAAGGGAATCGTTAGTAACCAAGGGAATGAAAAATGGTTATCAAAGGATAACAATATTGCCATTATGTTAAACCAAGGACCTGGGGATACCGTTAAACCAGCTTATGCCCAAGGACTTGGAGACCGACTCGGAATTGTTAATGAGTTTAAAAATGATGAAGGTCGTGGAGGATTATTTGCAGGTAGTCCGATTACCATTGCGAAAAGTAGTAAAAATAAAGAATTAGCTTGGGAATGGGTAAAATTTGCTACGAGCGATTTCGTCCAAAAATTTGTTTTTGAAGAATATGGAGCAATCCCAGCAGTTAAATCCGCAACTGAATGGGATAGTGTGAAAGAAATGCCATTAATGCTTCCAGTATTTAAAGCAATGGAAACACCAATGACTCCTAGATACCCATGGGGATCTTCACAGCCACGCTTTATCTTAACCTCTGAAATTGAGGCTGCATTAACTGGAAATAGAAGTGCGGAAGATGCACTTAAAAAAGCTCAAAAAGAGAGCACGGAATGGGTTGAAAATCGTTAA
- a CDS encoding carbohydrate ABC transporter permease, protein MNSTMSMKKMEKITSIIKFLILLIFGVVLMAPFIWMVSVGFDRTANISMPFPPRLIPEEPSKFNYGIVFENGRLIKSYINSTIVTVSSVILGVSASLLAGYAFSKGKFKGKKILFIVVLCTLMIPMEPRLIPLYTLFNKMNLLNTYYPLVLPSIISGMLIFLCKQFFDQLPDTLREAAQIDGAGEFKIFFRVYLPLAGPIAATMVILAFIWSWNDFMWPLVVLNDLELQTVPLYLASFSLENGSSLGGLTMALATVSILPIIILYLFLQRYIIQSIALSGVKGE, encoded by the coding sequence TTGAATAGCACAATGTCTATGAAGAAAATGGAAAAGATTACATCCATTATTAAGTTTCTTATTCTATTAATTTTCGGTGTCGTGCTTATGGCTCCATTTATATGGATGGTTAGTGTAGGTTTTGATAGAACAGCCAATATTTCAATGCCTTTTCCACCTCGATTAATACCAGAGGAACCTTCAAAATTCAACTATGGAATCGTATTTGAGAATGGAAGACTTATTAAATCGTATATAAACTCAACCATTGTTACAGTGAGTTCTGTGATTTTGGGAGTTTCTGCCTCCCTTCTGGCAGGATATGCGTTCTCTAAGGGGAAATTCAAGGGAAAGAAAATCTTGTTTATTGTTGTACTTTGTACGCTCATGATTCCAATGGAGCCGAGGTTAATCCCCTTATATACCTTGTTTAATAAAATGAATTTATTGAACACGTATTATCCATTGGTTCTTCCCTCTATTATTAGCGGCATGTTGATTTTCCTTTGTAAACAGTTCTTTGATCAGTTGCCGGATACGCTTCGGGAGGCTGCCCAAATTGATGGAGCCGGTGAATTTAAAATTTTCTTCCGTGTCTATTTGCCACTTGCCGGACCGATCGCAGCAACAATGGTGATTTTAGCCTTTATTTGGAGCTGGAATGACTTCATGTGGCCATTAGTTGTGCTGAACGATTTAGAATTACAAACCGTTCCTCTTTATCTAGCGAGTTTCTCTCTAGAGAATGGTTCAAGTTTAGGGGGCTTAACGATGGCTCTCGCAACCGTTAGTATTCTACCAATCATCATCTTGTATCTTTTTCTACAACGATACATTATCCAAAGTATTGCACTAAGCGGGGTAAAGGGTGAATAG
- a CDS encoding thiamine phosphate synthase translates to MAIEQLGEIVKDIHPYITAIHLREKQKTARELFQLVELLTKNNIPPSKIMINDRADVALVTGARGVQLAFHSLDAASVKENFPQLRIGSSIHSYPEGLNAKEKGADYVLYGHVFHSQSKPGKIPKGLEELKKLSKLDIDVIAIGGITPDNTEQVLQGGTKGIAVMSGVLEAHDPLLAVKAYSKALNNGGG, encoded by the coding sequence ATGGCAATCGAACAGTTAGGGGAAATTGTAAAGGATATTCACCCATATATAACTGCCATTCATTTACGAGAAAAACAAAAAACTGCTAGGGAACTATTTCAATTAGTCGAACTTTTAACAAAAAATAACATACCACCGTCAAAGATCATGATTAATGACCGGGCAGATGTTGCATTAGTAACAGGGGCCAGAGGCGTTCAATTAGCCTTTCACAGTTTAGATGCAGCAAGCGTAAAAGAAAACTTTCCTCAGCTTAGGATAGGGAGTTCTATCCATTCCTATCCGGAAGGTCTAAATGCAAAAGAGAAGGGTGCAGATTATGTTCTATACGGACATGTTTTCCATTCTCAATCAAAACCAGGTAAGATCCCAAAAGGCCTTGAGGAATTAAAAAAGCTATCAAAACTAGATATTGATGTTATTGCCATTGGAGGGATAACACCTGATAATACGGAGCAGGTTCTTCAGGGAGGGACAAAAGGGATTGCTGTCATGTCTGGTGTTTTAGAAGCGCATGACCCATTATTGGCAGTAAAGGCTTATAGTAAGGCATTAAATAATGGAGGTGGATAA